The stretch of DNA TAATTGTTCCTGGTTGGTCAAGTATTTTGCTTTTACTTTCATTTTTATCAGGAACCATTATTTCAGTTTTAGGTATGGTGGGTTTATATGTTGGGCGAACTTTCGAGAGCGTTAAACAACGACCAACGTACATTATTAATGAAAAGATTAACTAATTGAAAAAATGGACAATTCTACTGGTTGTTATTTTTTTAGGTTTTGGCATAAAATCTAATGCCCAAACATTTGCCCCAAAAGATTTTTATTTAGTCGATTCACTTGACTTAAAAGAATTAACACCTCAAGATCGAAGTTTAATTGATTCACTTCTTACCGAATACCATAAATCTACTAGTGATTCTTCAAGATTAAACCTGCTTACCATTATTATTTCCGATTGTGAACACGAGATTTGGATAAACTACAATGAAATTCTTCTTCAAGAGGCAAATGCGTTAATTAAAAAAAATAAAAAGAGTAAATCAGCACTTAAAATCTATAAAAAGTATTTAGCTTCTGCTTATAACAATTATGGCTTCTTATATTTTAAGGAAGATGATCTTGAAAAAGCAAAAATTTATTTAAACAAAGCTATAGAGGTAAGTCGAGAAATTAACAATAACGATGTGGTTCCAACAGCCTTGAATAATTTGGGTTATATCAATAAACTTCAAGGAGATATTTTAAAAGCATTAGATTATTATCATCAATCACTTAAGTTAAATACTGAGTTGAAAAACGAAAGGGAAATGGCTTTAGCACTGAATAATATTGGTGGTATCTATTTTAAACAAAATGATTTAGACAAAGCATATAAATATTTTTTCGAAGCATTATTGTTAGAGAAAAAAAGTGGAATTCCAAAAGGTGTAGCTAGGCTTTATAGTAATATAGGATCAATTTACATGAAGCAAAATAAATTGACTGAAGCGCTTGATTATTTTAATCAATGTCTTAAAATATACAATGAAATAGGTAATTTAAGTGGAGTTGCTGCAACCACAACAAAGATATCATTGGTTGAAATGGATTTGTATAAATCTAATAATGAAGAACAACAGATAGATTTAAACAAAGTATTAGCCAAACAAAAAAGTGCTTTAGATTTATTTAAACAAATTAATGAAACAGACAATCAATCTTATGGATATGCAAATATTAGTAGGACATATATTGCTTTGGGAGATATCAAACAAGCTTTTGAAAATGCTCAGCAGAGTTTTGCTTTAGCCAAAGAAATTGGATATCCAGAAGCATTGAAAAACGCAGCAGAATTAATGAAGGAGTTGTACCTCAAAAAAGGTGATTATAAAAATGCCTATATGATGCAAGAATTATTCTTCACGATGCAGGATAGCGTAAATAGTCAATCTATTAAAGAGACATCGTTACAAAAGCAATTTCAATATGAATATGAAAAAAAATTAATTGCAGATAGTATTAAAATTGCAGAGAAGGATAAGGTTAATAAAGCAGAATTATCTGTTAAAGATGAACAAATAAAACGACAAACTACACAACGATATGCTTTGTTTGGAGGAGTAATGATACTCCTAATTTTTGGAGGCTTTACTTATAAACGATACAAGGTTAGTCAAGGACAGAAAAAAATTATTGAAGAACAGAAAGAGATAGTAGAAATAAAGAGTAAGGAAATAACCGATAGTATTAACTATGCCAAGCGGATTCAAGATGCTATATTGCCTTCTTCAACCGAATTGAAAAAACATTTAAAAGATGGTTTTGTACTGTACTTACCAAAAGATATTGTTGCTGGCGATTTTTATTGGATGGAAGTATTAAAAGATTCCATTTTGTTAGCTGCTGCAGATTGTACAGGACATGGTGTTCCAGGAGCAATGGTAAGCGTAGTTTGTAACAGTGCTTTAAATAGAGCTGTTGGCGAATTTCATTTAACTCAACCAGCCGAAATTTTAGATAAGGTTAGAGAATTGGTTATTGAAACCTTTGAGCAAAGTGGTGAAGAAATGGAGGTTAGAGATGGAATGGATATTTCGTTGGTTAAATTTGGTAGAAATTTGGTTTTAGATAGTGCTATTGAATGGGCAGGAGCAAACAACCCATTATGGATAGCGAGAAAAGGCAGTAGCGAGCTACTAGAATACAAACCCAACAAACAACCTATTGGAAGACACTTTAAACAAGATCCTTTTAAAAATCATACCATTGAATTGCAAAAGAACGATACCATTTACCTGTTTACGGATGGATATGCTGATCAATTTGGTGGAGATAAAGGAAAAAAAATGATGTACAAACCATTCAAAGAATTACTACTTTCTATTCAAGATAAAACGATGGATGAGCAAAAAATTGAGTTAGAACAGTTTTTTATGAATTGGAAAGGAGAGTTAGAGCAGGTTGACGATGTTTGTATTATTGGGGTTAAACTTTCCTAAATTGTTTTTAAAGAAATAGCATTAGCACATTTTTGCCCATCAATAGCAGCAGAAACAATCCCTCCTGCATAACCCGCACCTTCACCACATGGATATAAACCTTTTAGTTCGGGGTGTTCCAACGTTTCGTAATCTCTTGGAATTTTAACAGGTGATGATGTTCTGCTCTCAACAGCAACAATAATAGCTTCTTTGGTTAAGTAACCGTTTATTTTTCTTCCAAAAGCTTTAAAGCCTTCTTGTAAATGGTAAACAATTTTCGGAGGCAAAATTTCATGTAAAGGAGCTGAAATTACTCCTGGATTGTACGAGCATTTAGGAAGATTAGATGAAGTCTTGTTATTAATGAAATCTATCAATCGTTGTGCTGGAGCAACCTGACCAAAATTGGTTTCGGCATTATTTTTTCCACCTATAAATGTAGCTCGTTCAACAGATTCTTGAAACTTTAATCCAGCTAATGGTCCAAAGGCTTTAAACTGTTCAATATCTTCTTGCTCAACAGTAACTACAATTCCCGAATTAGCAAAAGGGTTGTTTCGTTTTGATGGAGACCAGCCGTTGGTAACAATTTCGCCAGGAGCAGTTGCACAAGGGGCAATTATACCGCCCGGACACATACAAAAAGAAAATACACCGCGTTGTTTAACTTGATGAACCAACTTGTAAGAAGCAGGAGGTAAATATTCACTTCTAATATCACAATGATATTGAACTTGGTCTATTAATTCTTGTGGATGTTCTACTCTTACTCCCAAAGCAAAAGGTTTAGATTCAATTAACACCTTCATTTTGTGTAAAAGATAAAAAATATCTCTAGCAGAATGCCCTGTTGCTAAAATGGTGTTATCTGCCAAAAAAACATTGTTGTTCTGGTCAACGACTCCTTTTAGATGATTGCTTTCAATTTTTAAATTAACTACTTGTGTGTTGAAATGTATTTCACCACCGTATTGTAATATGGTTTCTCTTATTGCAGTAACAACTTGAGGGAGCTTGTTTGTACCAATGTGAGGGTGAGCATCAACCAAAATGTTTTCTGTTGCTCCATGTTCTACTAAAATGGTTAAAATTTCGTCGATGTTGCCACGTTTTTTTGAGCGGGTATAAAGTTTGCCATCAGAAAATGTACCAGCACCACCTTCACCAAAACAATAATTAGAGTTTGGATTTACCACTTGATCTTTAGAAATAGCGGCTAAATCTCTTCTTCTGCTTCTTACATCTTTTCCTCGTTCTAAAACAATTGGTTTAAAGCCTAATTCAATCAGTTTAAGTGCAGCAAACATTCCTGCAGGACCAAAACCTATCACATTAACTTTTGGTTTATCAGTAACATTTTGATAAATGGTTTGTTTTATGGTGGAAGGAATGGTCTCGTTAATATAAACTTCAACTTTTAAATTGAATTTAACAATGCGTTTACGTGCATCAATGGAGCGTTTAATTACTCTAAAATCAAACTCTTTCTTACGGATTTGATTACCAATAATCGTTTTTAATAAAACTTCATTAGCAGCTTCTTCGGGTAAAACAGAAATTTCTATGATTTGCATTGACAAAAAATTATCCTTCAAAAGTAAAGGAAAGCAAGAACATTTTAGATTTTAATTTGTCGATTGGGTCAGAAAAAGCATTGGGTTCTCTAACATGAATATCGTTTAATCCATAACTCATTTTTAGCTCTAAGCCAAATTTGAAATATTCTAGATAAAAATCAGTTCCAAAACCAATTTCTCCCATAAAATCGTGTTTTCCCAATTTTACAAAAATGTCGTTTAAATTGGTGCTATTATTTTGTGCTGATGCATTTGATGCTAAATCTAAACTGTAAGAAGCACCACCAATGATATAAGCGCTGAAGTTATTAAGCCTGGCCGATTTTATTTTAAGGTTTAAAGGAAAGTTAATTAAAGTTGATTCGATGTCTTTGGTGTAGGTTTTATCACCTTCAAAAGTAGTAAAGGTGTATATTAACTTACGTTGCGAAAATGCCAAATTTGGTGTAAAACGTAAACCAAAATATTCGCCAAGGTGCATTTCAGAAATAATACCCAGATTAAAACCTGTAGTACTTTGAGGTTCGAGAATTAATAAAGAATCGGAATTAAATGTAGGGGGATACCGAGTTAAACGGAAATCGGCAGAATTTATACCGATTAAAAAGCCAAAATGCATAAACCGATGTTCAAACTTGGGTAAATTCAAAGTAGTCTTTTCTTGTCCAAACATCGAAATAGTAAGGATTAGCAGAAGAAAAGTGAGTATTGATTGTTGTTTAAACATGAAACCTAAACGAATCTTTTATGGTTTTATTTACTCGCGTAATAAATTGATGCAATTCCAAACATCAACGGCATATTTTTAATTTCTTTATAACCTAATTTTGATAAAATTTGGACAAATTCTTCTCCTTCAGGAAAAGCATTTACCGATTCTGGTAAATAAGTATAAGCGGCATTGTCTTTAGAAACTAATTTGCCAATACCTGGTAAAATATTGTTGAAATAGAAATTATAAACTTGTTTAATTGGGAATTTTTTAGGTTTCGAAAACTCTAAGATAACGGCTTTACCATTAGGCTTTAACACCCGTAACATTTCGGTTAACCCTTTTTCTAAGTTTTCGAAATTTCTAACGCCAAAACCAACCGTGTAAGCATCAAAATAACCATTGTCGAATGGTAAGTTTTCAGAATCGCCCAATTGTAAGTCTATTATTGAATCAACTCCTTTTGCTTTAATTTTATCTTTCCCCACGGCTAACATACCCTCAGAAATGTCGATTCCAATAATTTTGGTTGGTTTTAATGATAATGCTTCTAGTGCAAAGTCGCCAGTGCCAGTTGCAATGTCTAGCATTACTTTTGGTTGATGAGGTTTTAATAATTTGATGGCTTTTTTCCTCCAAAGTATATCAATTCCTAGTGATAAAAAATGATTTAGAAAATCGTACTTTTTTGAGATGTTGTTAAACATCGTTGCAACTTGTTCTTTCTTTCCGCCTTGTTGTTCTTTGTAAGGAATAACCGTCATGCTTGAGTTGAAGTGATATAAATTAATAAACCAAATAAATTAGGTTACAAATTTAGTTATATTAATTTTATTAAAGCCTCGGCCAAAAGTTCTTCTTTTTTGATGGGAACTACACCCACTTTTTCGCAAACAATACCTCCTGCTAAATTGCTTAAAGCTGCAATGGTTTGTATGGGTTGTTTTAAAGCTAAACAAAGTGTTGCAACACTTATTACGGTATCTCCAGCACCAGAAACATCAGAAATATTTCTAAGGTGTGCTTTTTCGTGGTGTTGTTTGGTTTGGTTAGCAATAAAAACACCGTGTTCTGATAATGTTATAAAAGTAATATCGTTGTTGAGGTGATTGTTTAATAGGTTAATGGCATCGTTAATTTCAGTTAATTCTTTCGGATTAATCTCAATATTCAAACCCTCTCGTAATTCTTTTAAGTTTGGTTTAAACAACGATACATTATGGTAATGCAAGAAATTCCGTTTTTTTGGGTCGACCGTTGTAGGTATTTTTTTCTCATTGCAAAGCAAAACAATTTTGTCAATTACTTGTTGTGAGATAATGCCTTTGTCGTAATCTTCAAAAACTACAGCATCAATTTTTTTTGAGTTAATTAGTGAAGTGATTTTTTCAATTAACAATGTTTTATCGTTGGAGTCTAATTCCTTATCCATTTCAGCGTCAACACGTAACATTTGATGATTGTTGCCAATTATACGTGTTTTAACTGTTGTAATTCTGTTGTTACTGTTCAGAATTCCTTCGTTTGATAATTGTTTTGATTTCAATAAACTATCAAACAATTTAGCATCATCGTCATTGCCAATAACAGAACATAAAATTGGGTTTGCTCCAAGTTCTTGAATGTTTAACGCTACGTTAGCAGCACCACCTAAACGATTTTCTTTTCGTTGAACCGAAACTACTGGTACAGGTGCTTCTGGAGAAATACGATCTACTTTACCAAAGTAATAAGAGTCAATCATTACGTCACCAATAATCAATACATTTAGTTTGTTAAAATTGTCGAATAAGGATATGATGTCTTGTTTGTTCAAAGCGATTTTATTTAAGAAGAGCTAACGTATTTTTCATTCGTTTAATTGCTTCAGTCAATATTTCTTCTGATGTAGCATAAGATAAACGGATACAATCTGGATTACCAAAAGCATCGCCAGAAACCATTGCAATTAAACCTTTGTTTAACAAATACATCGATAAATCATCTGCATTATGAATGGTAGTTTCACCATCTGTTTTACCAAAAAAGTATGAGACATTTGGGAATACATAAAAAGCACCTTTGGGCACGTTTAATTTTAATCCAGGTATTTCGCCCATTAATCTCAATACTAAATCCCTACGACTTCTAAACGCTTTTTGCATGGGCTCAACCAATTTTGGGTCGGCCTCTAATGCTGCTTGAGCAGCTTTTTGCGCAATACTACAAGTTCCAGAAGTAAACTGTCCTTGCATTTTGGTGCAAGCATCGGCAATCCATTTTGGAGCACCAATGTAGCCAATTCTCCAGCCTGTCATAGCAAAACCTTTAGAAACCCCATTTACAGTTACCACTTGCTCGTTAATAAAATCAAATTGAGCAATGCTTTGGTGTTTGTCTAAAAAATTAATGTGTTCATAAATCTCGTCAGATACAATAATAATATTAGGGTGTTTGGCTATTAATTGAGCAATTGCAAACAACTCGTCTTTTGAATATACTGAACCACTAGGATTACATGGAGAGCTAAACCACAACATGCGTGTTTTTGGTGTTATAGCAGCTTCTAATTGTTGAGGAGTAACTTTAAAATCGTTTTCAATACCCGAATGAATGGTTACTGGAATTGCCTCAGCAATTTTAATCATATCGTGGTAACTAACCCAATAAGGTGTAGGTAATAAAACCTCGTCGCCTGGATTTAAAATAGTTAACGCCAAATTGGTTAACGAATGCTTAGCACCTGTAGAAACCACAATTTGTTCTGGTGAATAATCCAAGTTGTTATCTCGTTTAAATTTTAAAGAGATGGCTTTACGCAATTCTGGATAACCAGGAACAGGGGTGTAATGTGTATAGTTTTCGTCGATGGCTTTTTTTGCTGCATCCTTAATAAAATCTGGAGTAGCAAAATCGGGTTCACCAATACTTAAACTGATAATGTCTTTACCTTGAGCAATTAATTCTCTACTTAATCTCGCCATGGCAAGGGTTTGCGATTCGCTCAAGCTGTTTATTCTGTTGGATAAAATATGCTCCATATATTCAATTGATAAGGAACAAAACTAATAAAATAGTTATTATCTCTTTATTTATCTTAAAGAATATAACATAATCGACTGTTTTTTATATTTTTATGGATTACAATTAATAGTGGATTTGAAAAACAAATTATTCAT from Flavobacteriales bacterium encodes:
- a CDS encoding PorT family protein; translation: MFGQEKTTLNLPKFEHRFMHFGFLIGINSADFRLTRYPPTFNSDSLLILEPQSTTGFNLGIISEMHLGEYFGLRFTPNLAFSQRKLIYTFTTFEGDKTYTKDIESTLINFPLNLKIKSARLNNFSAYIIGGASYSLDLASNASAQNNSTNLNDIFVKLGKHDFMGEIGFGTDFYLEYFKFGLELKMSYGLNDIHVREPNAFSDPIDKLKSKMFLLSFTFEG
- a CDS encoding D-glycero-beta-D-manno-heptose-7-phosphate kinase — protein: MISLFDNFNKLNVLIIGDVMIDSYYFGKVDRISPEAPVPVVSVQRKENRLGGAANVALNIQELGANPILCSVIGNDDDAKLFDSLLKSKQLSNEGILNSNNRITTVKTRIIGNNHQMLRVDAEMDKELDSNDKTLLIEKITSLINSKKIDAVVFEDYDKGIISQQVIDKIVLLCNEKKIPTTVDPKKRNFLHYHNVSLFKPNLKELREGLNIEINPKELTEINDAINLLNNHLNNDITFITLSEHGVFIANQTKQHHEKAHLRNISDVSGAGDTVISVATLCLALKQPIQTIAALSNLAGGIVCEKVGVVPIKKEELLAEALIKLI
- a CDS encoding tetratricopeptide repeat protein encodes the protein MKKWTILLVVIFLGFGIKSNAQTFAPKDFYLVDSLDLKELTPQDRSLIDSLLTEYHKSTSDSSRLNLLTIIISDCEHEIWINYNEILLQEANALIKKNKKSKSALKIYKKYLASAYNNYGFLYFKEDDLEKAKIYLNKAIEVSREINNNDVVPTALNNLGYINKLQGDILKALDYYHQSLKLNTELKNEREMALALNNIGGIYFKQNDLDKAYKYFFEALLLEKKSGIPKGVARLYSNIGSIYMKQNKLTEALDYFNQCLKIYNEIGNLSGVAATTTKISLVEMDLYKSNNEEQQIDLNKVLAKQKSALDLFKQINETDNQSYGYANISRTYIALGDIKQAFENAQQSFALAKEIGYPEALKNAAELMKELYLKKGDYKNAYMMQELFFTMQDSVNSQSIKETSLQKQFQYEYEKKLIADSIKIAEKDKVNKAELSVKDEQIKRQTTQRYALFGGVMILLIFGGFTYKRYKVSQGQKKIIEEQKEIVEIKSKEITDSINYAKRIQDAILPSSTELKKHLKDGFVLYLPKDIVAGDFYWMEVLKDSILLAAADCTGHGVPGAMVSVVCNSALNRAVGEFHLTQPAEILDKVRELVIETFEQSGEEMEVRDGMDISLVKFGRNLVLDSAIEWAGANNPLWIARKGSSELLEYKPNKQPIGRHFKQDPFKNHTIELQKNDTIYLFTDGYADQFGGDKGKKMMYKPFKELLLSIQDKTMDEQKIELEQFFMNWKGELEQVDDVCIIGVKLS
- the ubiE gene encoding bifunctional demethylmenaquinone methyltransferase/2-methoxy-6-polyprenyl-1,4-benzoquinol methylase UbiE codes for the protein MTVIPYKEQQGGKKEQVATMFNNISKKYDFLNHFLSLGIDILWRKKAIKLLKPHQPKVMLDIATGTGDFALEALSLKPTKIIGIDISEGMLAVGKDKIKAKGVDSIIDLQLGDSENLPFDNGYFDAYTVGFGVRNFENLEKGLTEMLRVLKPNGKAVILEFSKPKKFPIKQVYNFYFNNILPGIGKLVSKDNAAYTYLPESVNAFPEGEEFVQILSKLGYKEIKNMPLMFGIASIYYASK
- a CDS encoding pyridoxal phosphate-dependent aminotransferase, which gives rise to MEHILSNRINSLSESQTLAMARLSRELIAQGKDIISLSIGEPDFATPDFIKDAAKKAIDENYTHYTPVPGYPELRKAISLKFKRDNNLDYSPEQIVVSTGAKHSLTNLALTILNPGDEVLLPTPYWVSYHDMIKIAEAIPVTIHSGIENDFKVTPQQLEAAITPKTRMLWFSSPCNPSGSVYSKDELFAIAQLIAKHPNIIIVSDEIYEHINFLDKHQSIAQFDFINEQVVTVNGVSKGFAMTGWRIGYIGAPKWIADACTKMQGQFTSGTCSIAQKAAQAALEADPKLVEPMQKAFRSRRDLVLRLMGEIPGLKLNVPKGAFYVFPNVSYFFGKTDGETTIHNADDLSMYLLNKGLIAMVSGDAFGNPDCIRLSYATSEEILTEAIKRMKNTLALLK
- a CDS encoding FAD-binding protein, with the translated sequence MQIIEISVLPEEAANEVLLKTIIGNQIRKKEFDFRVIKRSIDARKRIVKFNLKVEVYINETIPSTIKQTIYQNVTDKPKVNVIGFGPAGMFAALKLIELGFKPIVLERGKDVRSRRRDLAAISKDQVVNPNSNYCFGEGGAGTFSDGKLYTRSKKRGNIDEILTILVEHGATENILVDAHPHIGTNKLPQVVTAIRETILQYGGEIHFNTQVVNLKIESNHLKGVVDQNNNVFLADNTILATGHSARDIFYLLHKMKVLIESKPFALGVRVEHPQELIDQVQYHCDIRSEYLPPASYKLVHQVKQRGVFSFCMCPGGIIAPCATAPGEIVTNGWSPSKRNNPFANSGIVVTVEQEDIEQFKAFGPLAGLKFQESVERATFIGGKNNAETNFGQVAPAQRLIDFINNKTSSNLPKCSYNPGVISAPLHEILPPKIVYHLQEGFKAFGRKINGYLTKEAIIVAVESRTSSPVKIPRDYETLEHPELKGLYPCGEGAGYAGGIVSAAIDGQKCANAISLKTI